GATCGTTCCCACGCTCCCGCGTGGGAATGCCGCCAGGGACGCTCCGCGTGCCGCTTTTGAATGTTTAATCGATGTGCCTGAACGCAGACCTTTCCCACGTATCTTTCAGGTTGTTCGTCGGAAGCGGGCTCTCTAGTCTTTTGCTGTCGCTGACAATTCAGCGATCGGGTGTGAGAGCCCGGAAGAGGTTTTAATCCATCGCCAGTACCACCATAATCGCCGCCAGCTTATCCGCTGCCTGCAATGCTCTATGGCGGCTGTGTGCGGGCGGACTTCGGTCCGGCCGGGTTTGATCCTCTACCGGTTTCTCACTCCGCACATAGCTGCCACCACTCCGTCGCGTGAGAAACGATGAGTGATGGCTCCAATTGATTAGAGGATGTTTCAATGAGCAACAAGTTAATCCCCGATCCACCCTTCAACACCACCACCCCCAACGCCGAAGCCTCGCGCGCCGAAGAATTACTCAAAGACCGCGAAGCCATAAAACGCGCGCTCGACTACTACCTCGATCCCCCAACGCCCTACACCGAAAAAAAACGCCGCCCCAGCACCATGTTCATCGTCGCCCCGAATATGGATACCGAAAGCCTCTTGGCCCACGCCTACGAATCGTTAGCCACGGCGAGTGTCCTGGCCAGCGATTTCGCCAACGTCCTGACCGGCCCGCAGCGCTACATGGCGCTGGCGATTCAACAGAGCATCATGCTGGCGGAGCTGGCGGTGAACCGGGCGCTGGATAACGTCGATCCGGCGTAGACCGCGTTATCGTTCCATCGCGAGCAGGCTCGCGATGGCGGTTGGTCAGTCGGCACAAAACCCGACTGACCAGCTGCAGCCTGCAGCCTCCGACACAGGTATACTGCCGCCTTTCGCGGCTCGCCTACCGGGCCCGACTCTTTAGCATCACCCGGAGCTTTCATGACTTCCCCGACACAACCGCCGGTTGCCGACGCTTTGCGCGACGACCAGGCAGACCTGCCCGACAGCGTCGACTCCAGCGCCGACAGCGAAACCAAAGCGGCGATCCCGGCGTTCAAGTTTCCGTTCAAGCCGGGGGAACTGGCCGGCGCGAAGAGCGCCAGCCAGCCTTGGTACAAGAATGGCGCCAAGAACGGCCACACCAAGACCCCGGGCGCAGCGCCTCCTGGCACTCGTCGTTCGATGGGCAAACGCTGACCGCCAGGCGTTTTTTGTCGGTAGCAGTTCCTTCTGTCATTGAGACAATTCCCACAAGGATGAGCGATTTGTCCTCTGGGAAGTCGGTGACCACTCATCAAAGATTCATGTCCCTGAATGCTTGATGACGGTCACCGAAATGCCTTTGGTAAAAATCTTCTCCCTGTTGTCGCTGGTGGTCCTGACCGCCGGCTGTGTTTCGTCTGCGGCCAATCCACAGATCCGTTTCGGGGTCGAGGCCCTGGTTCCCCCCTTCGAGAGTCGCAACGACAAAGGTGAGCTGGTCGGATTGAACATCGAACTGGGTAATGCGCTATGTACCGAACTCAAAAAACGCTGTGTCTGGGTTGATCAGGATTACGCCACCAATATCCCGGCCCTGGAGGCCAACCATTTCGATGTGATCATGCCCATGACGGCAACGCCGGCGCGTCGAGAACGGCTCGACTTCACCGATAATCTTTATCCCTTGAACAGCCGTCTGGTGGCGCGTACAGGGGCGAATCTGCAGCCGGATGCGCAATCGCTCAAAGGCAAGCGTGTCGGCGTTCTGACAGGTACCAGCCGTGAGGCGTTCGCCAAGTCCCGTTGGGCTCCGGCGGGAGTGACGGTGCGCAGTTTTCATTTCAACAGTCAACTGATAGCCAGCCTGCTGGCGGGTGAGATCGACGCGACCCTGCAAGACTCGATTGAAATCACCCAGGCGTTTTTAAGTCAGCCTCAGGGGCAAGGATTTGATTTTGCCGGGCCTGCGCTCAAGGACCCCATGCTGGGCAGTGGCGTGGCGATGGCTGTGCGAAAATCCGACACCGCCTTGCGCGATGAGCTGAATGCGGCCCTTGAGCGTCTCAAGCAGAATGGCCAGTACCAGGCGATTACCGGGCGCTACCTACCGCCCACCGTGCCAGATTCGCCACGCTATTTCCCTGCTGAAGGAGGCTTGCCATTCTCCGAAGCGGTGCAAGCCGGCACCACCCTCTATCTGTCCGGCGTGCTCGGGACGGGCTCCGATGGCGAGTTGGTCAAGGGCGGGATTGTCCCGCAGATAACCCAGACCATGGAAAATCTGCAAGCCGCATTACACCGCAGTGGTTCGACGTTGTCTCAGCTGGTCAAATGCACGGTCATCCTTGCAGACATCAATGATTTCGCTGCCATGAATACGGTGTATAGCCGCTATTTTCCGGCGGACCGTTTGCCTGCTCGCACGACATTCGCTGGCAAAAAGCTGGTGCTGGATGCGCGCGTGGAAGTCGAATGCCTGGCGGTTGCTGCTCGCTAAAGTAAAAGAACCGCTGCGCACGGATGCTGCGCAGCGGTTTGGCGTTTACGCTGCCCGCAACGAAATAAACGCATAGTTCAGCGGCGCTTCAGTCACCACCTGCGCCCCGGCCGCCAGCACTTGCCCGGCGATATCATCGCCAGACACATGAAACAGCCATTCTCCGCCCGACCCGGCCTGCGATTGCTGCGCCACCTGATCGATCACCATGGCAAACGCGGTCATGTCCGGCAGATATGCGGTAAACCCATCGCCTTTCAGCGCTGTCGTTCGAATCCCCAATAGCGCGCAAATCGCATCCTTGGCCTGAATCTCATCGCGATCCGCTTGGCGAGAGCGCTGGATCAATCCCGCCAGTTCCTGATCGACCAGTTCACCGCCAACAATCAGATCCGGGCCTTTGTCCCATGACTCGGGCGGGCAATCCTTTGCTGCCGGGTTGAGCGGGATGTGCGGGTTGATTTCCATTGGATAGATGCGGCAAACCAGCGGTCGGCGTTCGTAGATGCTGCAGAGGTTGTCTTCGTCAAGATTCCGGCAGGGGCCGACGTTGTAGGCGGCAAAGGTGATCGCCACGTGCGCTTCGCAAGTGCCACTGCGAACCAGCGCCGAACGGCGTTCGGCGTGTTCGCGTTGTTGTGTTGGCAGGCCCAGGCCGTTGGCGAGAAAGGCTTCCACCAGCACGATCACCTGGCCGCCATCTGCCGCCCACATGCGGGCTTCGGCCAGTGTCAGGGGAACATGGTGGTCGTTGCAGCATTTGCCACAACCTACGCAGGAAAACGGTGTATTCATTGAAGGGCCAGTGACCTGTGAGGGCATGAAACGGCGACAGAAAGCCACCGCAAAGGCCTGTGCCAAAGCAAGTTATGCGCCATTCACTGCGCTTTTGTGGTTGGACGGATGGAGTCCCATTCGGTGATGTAAGCGGTTTTGCTTTTCTTGTTGTAGAGGCACAGCTCGGTGCCTTGCTGGCCTTTCATGTGTTTTTGCGGGTACTGGCCTTGCAGCAGGAGCGCGGTATAACCGACCCGGTCATCGAACTGCGCGGCGTTGCCGACGGGTTGGGGTTTTTTCAGGCCGCTGGCCTTGGTGCAACTGGCGAGCACGGCTCTGTCGAAGGCGGCCCAGGCATCGGGGCTGGAGGCGTGGGCATGGGCGGCGAGGGTGGTGAGACAGAGGAAGGTCAGGGTGGTGGCTTTCATGATCAGGCATCCTTGGCGTGTAGTGGTCAAGGTCGGAGTATGCCTGATGGTTTGATGTCGGTTGTGCGGGCCTCTTCGCGGGCAAGCCTCGCTCCTACAGGTCATGCGTCGATCACATCGAATCTGTAGGAGCGAGGCTTGCCCGCGAAGGCGGTCTCAGACTGGAACCAGCTCCCGGCGGACCACATACATCCCGGCACTTTCATACAAACCCCGCGCCCGAAGGTTGTCTTCCCGCACCTTCAAATCCACAAAACCTTCGCGGCGCTGCGCAAACACCTTGAAAGCATGGAGCAGCAGCGCACGGCCAAGTCCGAGGCCTCGAGCACGCGGGTGCACCACCAAGTCCTTGATGTAGGCACTGGTCCAGCACTGGGCGACGCCGACGATGCCTTCGGCATCCAGAGCGATGAAGCACAGGGTAGGATCGTATTCAGGATCGGTTTCGAAACGCTGTTGCCAGACTTCCAGCGCCGGCACGCGACCGCCGCCTTCCCGATAACCCAGTTCCATCAAGTGATGAACGGCTTCGGCGAGTTCGGGACGGTACTCGGTCAACTCAATGTCGTTTGGCCAAGTGAAAGGCGGCACACCCTCGGCGAGGTTGCGCAGCATCAGAAAACAAAAGTCCTCGGCCACACTCAGTGACCTTGTTCGGCGACGACCCTGGCCGCCTCGATCAGGCACTTGGTCAGTTCTGGCGAGGAGAACTTGGTCAGCACCCCGTTGGCCCCGGCCAGTCGAGCCTTCTCGCTGTTCATCGCGCTGTCCAGCGAGGTGTGCAGCAACACGTAGAGGTGCGAGAAGTCCGGGGTTTCGCGCAAGGTGCGGGTGAAGGCATAGCCATCCATCTCCGACATTTCGATGTCCGAGACGATCAGGTTGATCTGCTGGGCGGTGCCTTGCAGGTCCAGCAGGCAGTCGATGGCTTCCTTGGCGCTGCGGGCGGTGTGGCATTGCAGGCCGAGGTTGCGCAGGGTGTGCACCGATTGTTGCAGTGCGACCTGGCTGTCATCGACCACCAGAATTCGCGCATTGCCCAGTACTTCAGCCTCTTCCATGCTCAGTTCGGTCGGGGCCATTTCGATCTGCGCCGGCGCAATGCCGTGGATGACCTTTTCGATGTCCAGCACCTGCACCAGCGTACCGTCGACCGACGTCACGCCGGTGATGTACGAGCGCACGCCGCCAGAGCCGAAGGGGGGTGGACGGATGTCGGTGGTCAGGCAGTGGACGATCTTGCTCACCGCCTGAACGTGCAGGCCCTGCTTGGAGCGGCTGACGTCGGTGACGATCAGACAGCCACCGTTCGGGTCTTCCAGCGGTCGTTCGCCGATGGCGCGGCTC
The Pseudomonas sp. GR 6-02 genome window above contains:
- a CDS encoding transporter substrate-binding domain-containing protein is translated as MPLVKIFSLLSLVVLTAGCVSSAANPQIRFGVEALVPPFESRNDKGELVGLNIELGNALCTELKKRCVWVDQDYATNIPALEANHFDVIMPMTATPARRERLDFTDNLYPLNSRLVARTGANLQPDAQSLKGKRVGVLTGTSREAFAKSRWAPAGVTVRSFHFNSQLIASLLAGEIDATLQDSIEITQAFLSQPQGQGFDFAGPALKDPMLGSGVAMAVRKSDTALRDELNAALERLKQNGQYQAITGRYLPPTVPDSPRYFPAEGGLPFSEAVQAGTTLYLSGVLGTGSDGELVKGGIVPQITQTMENLQAALHRSGSTLSQLVKCTVILADINDFAAMNTVYSRYFPADRLPARTTFAGKKLVLDARVEVECLAVAAR
- a CDS encoding GNAT family N-acetyltransferase, producing the protein MLRNLAEGVPPFTWPNDIELTEYRPELAEAVHHLMELGYREGGGRVPALEVWQQRFETDPEYDPTLCFIALDAEGIVGVAQCWTSAYIKDLVVHPRARGLGLGRALLLHAFKVFAQRREGFVDLKVREDNLRARGLYESAGMYVVRRELVPV
- a CDS encoding YkgJ family cysteine cluster protein — its product is MNTPFSCVGCGKCCNDHHVPLTLAEARMWAADGGQVIVLVEAFLANGLGLPTQQREHAERRSALVRSGTCEAHVAITFAAYNVGPCRNLDEDNLCSIYERRPLVCRIYPMEINPHIPLNPAAKDCPPESWDKGPDLIVGGELVDQELAGLIQRSRQADRDEIQAKDAICALLGIRTTALKGDGFTAYLPDMTAFAMVIDQVAQQSQAGSGGEWLFHVSGDDIAGQVLAAGAQVVTEAPLNYAFISLRAA
- a CDS encoding chemotaxis protein CheV, which codes for MSSNKARADSLSLLLFTLRSGKLMAINLLKVSEIIPCPPLTKLPESHPHVKGIATLRGASLSVIDLSRAIGERPLEDPNGGCLIVTDVSRSKQGLHVQAVSKIVHCLTTDIRPPPFGSGGVRSYITGVTSVDGTLVQVLDIEKVIHGIAPAQIEMAPTELSMEEAEVLGNARILVVDDSQVALQQSVHTLRNLGLQCHTARSAKEAIDCLLDLQGTAQQINLIVSDIEMSEMDGYAFTRTLRETPDFSHLYVLLHTSLDSAMNSEKARLAGANGVLTKFSSPELTKCLIEAARVVAEQGH
- a CDS encoding DUF6124 family protein gives rise to the protein MSNKLIPDPPFNTTTPNAEASRAEELLKDREAIKRALDYYLDPPTPYTEKKRRPSTMFIVAPNMDTESLLAHAYESLATASVLASDFANVLTGPQRYMALAIQQSIMLAELAVNRALDNVDPA